A stretch of the Jeotgalibacillus haloalkalitolerans genome encodes the following:
- a CDS encoding serine hydrolase domain-containing protein, with amino-acid sequence MKETQLDFSKITKLIDQEIEKGTLPGAVLAVTTNDSVPLIYSAGYAHKEKEVKVTKETLYDLASLTKVTSTLPAILLLLEAGEIDLDDPVYNYVQSFKEHNDDITIKHLLTHTSGYPPEIKFYQRNLTMEAAVVEIAGLTAKKPAGTEVIYSDLNYIVLGYITEQVSGMPLDEYTANHIYKPLGMKNTFFNPPEHLRMQTAATEFRESLNDYQWGEVHDENATNFNGISGHAGLFSTGGDMIKYCQLFLNKGVYQEKMLLSPLTIELAADCYTDSLNLSRGLGWQLHSTGVFSGQFLQKGYGHTGFTGTSMWISPEKNLAIVLLTNRVHYGRENNINSLRRKLHNVIAVTMKEKGVI; translated from the coding sequence GGCGCTGTGCTGGCTGTTACAACAAATGACAGTGTGCCTTTAATATATTCAGCTGGTTACGCACATAAAGAAAAAGAGGTTAAAGTGACTAAAGAAACATTGTATGACCTTGCATCGTTAACAAAAGTAACATCGACTTTACCTGCCATATTATTATTGCTTGAAGCAGGCGAAATTGATCTTGATGATCCGGTTTACAATTATGTTCAATCATTCAAAGAACATAATGATGACATCACAATCAAACATTTGCTGACTCATACAAGCGGGTATCCGCCGGAGATAAAATTTTATCAACGCAACCTGACAATGGAAGCAGCAGTTGTTGAAATTGCCGGGCTTACCGCTAAAAAACCTGCAGGAACTGAGGTTATATACAGTGATTTAAACTATATCGTTCTAGGATATATTACGGAGCAGGTTAGTGGTATGCCGTTAGATGAATATACAGCGAATCACATCTATAAGCCGCTTGGAATGAAAAATACATTTTTTAATCCACCAGAGCATCTGAGAATGCAAACAGCTGCTACAGAATTTCGGGAATCATTGAATGACTATCAGTGGGGGGAAGTTCATGATGAAAATGCAACAAATTTCAATGGCATAAGTGGTCATGCAGGTCTCTTCTCCACTGGCGGAGACATGATTAAATATTGTCAGTTGTTTTTAAATAAAGGAGTCTATCAGGAGAAAATGCTGCTATCACCACTCACAATTGAGTTGGCTGCAGATTGTTATACGGACAGTCTAAATCTGAGTCGCGGTCTCGGATGGCAATTACATTCTACAGGAGTTTTCTCAGGGCAGTTCCTGCAGAAGGGTTATGGTCATACAGGGTTTACGGGGACTTCTATGTGGATTTCACCTGAAAAAAACCTGGCGATCGTATTATTAACAAACCGGGTTCACTATGGCAGAGAGAATAATATAAACAGTCTAAGAAGAAAGTTGCACAATGTAATTGCTGTGACCATGAAAGAAAAGGGTGTTATTTAG
- a CDS encoding BadF/BadG/BcrA/BcrD ATPase family protein: MNRIANGAKRWIGIDGGGTKTSCVIGDCKGNILGTSLTGSSNIHSNSHHQVKERLLQLITDVMQKTDVSIDQIAVIQLCLSGCDRESDKKQIRGFFQGTNFEKKINIANDAIAALYAGTAGAPGIVLIAGTGSIAYGLSKDQSNPVRVGGWGYLLGDEGSGYHIGQMALTSVLKSFDGRGPHTLLTTMLADHFEIRNIQEIIPIIYGDQYTRTLIGSLAEIVMKAEASGDGVAAGILKQAVIEKCLIVKAAISQMKEKDITIVLHGGLFTNDRYKKKFCTQLKSELNTEVNMIESHLPPVAGAYILALQQSDIQINQKVKDQLKEYYQPTGSC, translated from the coding sequence GTGAATAGGATAGCAAATGGTGCAAAAAGATGGATTGGAATTGATGGAGGAGGAACAAAAACGTCATGTGTCATTGGAGACTGTAAAGGGAATATACTTGGTACGTCATTAACGGGATCCAGTAATATTCATTCAAATTCACATCATCAGGTTAAAGAAAGACTTCTGCAATTAATTACAGACGTCATGCAAAAAACAGACGTTTCCATCGATCAAATTGCAGTCATACAGCTTTGTCTGTCAGGCTGTGACCGGGAATCTGACAAGAAACAGATAAGAGGATTCTTTCAGGGAACAAACTTTGAAAAGAAGATCAATATAGCGAATGATGCAATTGCTGCTTTATATGCCGGTACAGCCGGAGCACCGGGAATTGTATTAATTGCAGGAACCGGATCTATTGCTTACGGGTTATCAAAAGATCAATCTAACCCGGTTAGAGTTGGGGGCTGGGGTTACCTTTTGGGTGATGAAGGGAGCGGTTATCATATTGGACAAATGGCTTTAACAAGCGTGTTAAAAAGCTTTGATGGCCGGGGACCTCATACCTTATTAACCACAATGCTCGCGGACCACTTTGAAATAAGGAATATACAGGAGATCATTCCAATCATTTATGGCGATCAGTATACCAGAACACTGATCGGAAGTCTCGCTGAAATTGTAATGAAGGCAGAAGCATCAGGAGACGGGGTTGCAGCTGGAATCCTTAAGCAGGCTGTCATAGAAAAATGCCTCATTGTGAAAGCAGCAATAAGTCAAATGAAAGAAAAGGATATAACGATTGTTCTGCATGGAGGGCTCTTTACAAATGATCGTTATAAGAAAAAATTCTGTACTCAGCTTAAATCAGAGCTGAATACTGAAGTTAACATGATCGAATCTCATTTACCACCTGTAGCAGGAGCTTATATACTTGCTTTGCAGCAGAGCGACATCCAAATAAATCAAAAAGTGAAAGATCAATTAAAAGAGTACTATCAGCCGACAGGCAGCTGTTAA
- the murQ gene encoding N-acetylmuramic acid 6-phosphate etherase, which produces MEMISKLTTEMKNVKSKNLDQLTTDEILSLMNEEDQTVPYAVKAVLPEISQAVTYVKDALLNGGSVFYIGAGTSGRIGLLDAVECPPTFSTSADKVQAILAGGEASLFRAIEGAEDNGNQGVKDLENRQLSNKDVVIGIAASGRTPYVKGALEYASFIGAKVVSLTSNKHSEISKFADIAIEVDTGPEVLTGSTRLKAATAHKMVLNMISTASMIQCGKVYQNLMVDVKASNYKLKERAKMIVSEATGVSYSEAEQVLEETNYEVKPAIVKILTGTDAETAKKKLMQANGFVRNAVDLN; this is translated from the coding sequence ATGGAAATGATATCGAAACTGACCACTGAGATGAAAAATGTAAAATCTAAAAACCTTGACCAGCTGACAACTGATGAAATTCTTAGTTTAATGAATGAAGAAGACCAAACAGTTCCTTATGCTGTAAAGGCTGTTCTTCCGGAAATCAGCCAGGCAGTCACTTATGTTAAAGACGCACTTCTTAATGGAGGGTCAGTTTTTTATATAGGTGCAGGTACAAGTGGAAGAATCGGCTTGCTGGACGCTGTAGAATGTCCTCCTACCTTCAGTACATCAGCTGACAAAGTACAGGCTATTCTTGCGGGGGGAGAAGCATCCTTATTCAGAGCGATTGAAGGAGCAGAAGATAACGGGAATCAGGGAGTAAAAGATCTGGAAAACAGACAGCTTAGCAACAAAGATGTAGTCATTGGCATTGCAGCCAGTGGAAGAACGCCATATGTGAAAGGAGCGTTAGAGTACGCATCATTCATAGGTGCAAAAGTAGTCAGTCTCACCAGCAATAAACATTCAGAGATTTCCAAGTTTGCTGACATAGCAATAGAAGTCGATACTGGACCGGAAGTGTTAACCGGATCTACCAGATTAAAAGCTGCTACGGCTCACAAAATGGTATTAAACATGATCTCTACCGCTTCTATGATTCAATGCGGCAAGGTCTATCAGAACCTGATGGTTGATGTGAAAGCATCAAACTATAAGCTGAAAGAACGCGCCAAAATGATTGTCAGTGAAGCAACAGGTGTGTCATATTCTGAAGCAGAGCAGGTTCTTGAAGAAACGAATTATGAAGTAAAACCTGCAATTGTTAAAATCTTAACCGGTACAGATGCTGAAACTGCAAAAAAGAAGCTGATGCAGGCAAATGGGTTTGTAAGAAATGCTGTTGATCTGAACTAA
- a CDS encoding nucleoside triphosphate pyrophosphohydrolase, with protein MPVYNKLVRDLIPDIIAASGKSMETRILSNEEYVIEVKKKMKEELAEYHATQNDEDAIEELADLLELISAAAKTHGVTLEEVEAAREVKARDRGRFNEKIYLVEVED; from the coding sequence ATGCCAGTCTACAACAAGCTCGTACGCGACCTTATCCCGGATATCATTGCAGCAAGCGGGAAATCAATGGAGACGCGGATTCTGAGTAACGAAGAGTATGTAATTGAAGTGAAGAAAAAGATGAAAGAAGAGCTGGCTGAATACCACGCCACCCAGAATGACGAAGACGCAATTGAAGAGCTTGCAGACCTGCTGGAACTGATCTCTGCCGCTGCTAAGACGCATGGAGTGACGCTTGAGGAAGTGGAGGCAGCGCGTGAGGTGAAGGCAAGGGATCGCGGTAGATTTAATGAGAAGATTTATTTGGTTGAGGTGGAGGATTGA